Proteins encoded by one window of Candidatus Eisenbacteria bacterium:
- a CDS encoding helix-turn-helix domain-containing protein: protein MLRKGDWMEIRAQIERGVYQKDIAASLGVHPRTIRRAVKRGGAPSGKARRRRWSKVEPFRELIGQLLKEGVRNGKVVYR from the coding sequence ATGCTCAGGAAAGGGGACTGGATGGAAATCAGAGCACAGATTGAGCGTGGAGTCTATCAGAAGGATATAGCGGCGTCACTGGGAGTGCATCCGAGGACGATTCGCCGTGCGGTGAAGCGCGGCGGGGCGCCGTCGGGGAAGGCTCGAAGGCGGCGGTGGAGCAAGGTCGAGCCGTTCAGGGAGTTAATCGGGCAGTTGCTAAAAGAAGGGGTGCGTAACGGGAAGGTGGTGTATCGC